From the genome of Malus domestica chromosome 04, GDT2T_hap1, one region includes:
- the LOC103433535 gene encoding copper transporter 2-like, with protein MEHMMNMNMQMSFHWGKEATILFKGWPNESTAMYILALLLLFVLAFAMETLSAWPNVKPSMNPIVAGLAQASVYAVRIGMGYLVMLAVMSFNARIFIVAVAGHTFGYFIVKAITLAVAKPAASPP; from the coding sequence ATGGAGCATATGATGAACATGAACATGCAGATGAGCTTCCACTGGGGCAAGGAGGCTACAATCTTATTCAAAGGCTGGCCTAATGAAAGCACTGCCATGTACATATTGGCTTTACTTTTGTTGTTTGTGCTAGCCTTTGCTATGGAAACTTTGTCTGCCTGGCCTAATGTCAAACCTAGCATGAACCCAATTGTGGCGGGTCTCGCTCAGGCCTCCGTTTACGCTGTTCGAATTGGGATGGGGTACTTGGTCATGCTCGCAGTCATGTCATTCAACGCCAGAATCTTCATAGTAGCGGTGGCAGGCCACACCTTCGGGTACTTTATAGTCAAGGCCATAACTCTTGCTGTTGCCAAACCAGCTGCTTCCCCACCCTAG
- the LOC139195057 gene encoding uncharacterized protein — protein sequence MAREHVRGRNWTFEEDVSLCLAWVSISEDGAVGTNQNKKVLWDKIIAKFQENCNGSGRDGGGVYDRWKTINKACTLWKGSLERAMVGMPSGRSAIEITRVTPKNQVFKLQHAWDVLKDCPRWATDADQQWGRLFQREAAPRNEGGDEGVDEMTPSPSLARPPGRDKQKEAKRKGKSQDSPSGDFAIGIAKLHETHSARQEEAARLHLQMKEISDREENRFEIEFMMKDLSKYTPERKQFLRNKQKEIMRKSASRRMFQDDESSKPYIPTFQRSPSPSEDGGYDC from the exons atggcaagagagcatgttagaggtcgtaattggacctttGAGGAAGATGTTTCTTTATGCTTGGCATGGGTGTCTATTAGTGAAGATGGTGCAGttggcacaaatcaaaataaaaaggttttgtgggataaaatcattgcaaagtttcaagaaaactGCAACGGCAGCGGGCGAGACggtggtggtgtttatgatcggtggaagactatcaacaaagcatgcactttatggAAGGGAAGCTTAGAGAGAGCCATGGTTGGCATGCCTAGTGGAAGGAGCGCCATAGAAATT acaagagtaacaccaaaaaatcaagtttttaagttgcaacatgcttgggacgtcctcaaggattgtccaAGGTGGGCAACCGATGCAGACCAACAATGGGGAAGATTATTTCAACGTGAAGCCGCACCGAGAAATGAAGGTGGCGATGAAGGTGTCGATGAAATGACCCCATCTCCTTCTTTAGCAAGGCCCCCGGgaagagataagcaaaaggaagcaaagagaaaagggaagtcccaAGATTCCCCGAGTGGAGACTTTGCTATCGGAATTgcaaaattgcatgaaactcATAGCGCTCGCCAAGAAGAAGCGGCCCGATTGCATTTGCAAATGAAGGAAATCTCGGATAGGGAGGAAAATAGGTTTGAAATTGAATTCATGATGAAGGACCTCAGCAAATACACTCCAGAGAGGAAGCAGTTCTTACGTaataagcaaaaggaaattaTGCGAAAGTCTGCCTCAAGGCGTATGTTTCAAGATGATGAATCCTCTAAACCCTATATCCCAACATTTCAACGAAGTCCATCACCAAGTGAAGATGGTGGATATGATTGTTAA